A window of Prevotella fusca JCM 17724 genomic DNA:
GACGGGTAATTGTCGTGCCATCAGCCAACGGCTGCTGCACTACCTTATATATGGTGGTACCCACCCGAATATATAGCTCTTCCATACTGCTTCTTTGAAAATCATTTATGTGATACACTACTATCCGAATCCTGCACTTTCGATTTCACAAGCGAAGTAATCTCCTTTTTTGAGTAAAGATTACGTCCACCTAACTTGTGAACGATGATTGTACGCTCTTTCTGCATACGCCACAAAATGGTGTAGGTGATGTGGAGGCGTTCACAAACTTGGTCACGCGTATAGTATTCGTCACTCTCTTCTGGTGTCAAATCGGATTGATGCTTCTTTCCGATCAACTCTTCTACCAATTCGGAAACAACCTGCTTGAGGTCATCCTTCTGTAACATTATAAAATTTCCTTGCATAATATGTTGTTTAAATGATTATGCTGCGAAATTACGATGGAATAAAATGAAAGCACCTCGGTAAAAATCATGACGATTTCTGCCGAGGTGCTTTTAACGGAACAATGTTTCTTTTTAACAAATCAAGCCTTCATGATGCAATCAATATACATCAGGGGAAAGTAAGGTGCGCAGCCTTATGCCTATCAACTTAGCCTGTTCCTTTCCGGTTTGAACAGCCTTTTCTGATAAGCTCAAATTATAGTCGTAGCCATATTCACTGACAATGGCATTATAAAGGGCTTCTGCCCAATCAAAGCCTGGCTTAAATCCTATGGATGGGAACTTTTCTAAGATGGCTGTATGGAAAGTTCGATAGTTGTAAGAGTCATTAAGCAAACTGCTACTGGTTAGTGCAGCAAAAATATAGGCAAGAACGGAATCTGTACCATTTGTTTCCATCCATTCGGTAAGTATTACCTGTATCTCGTTGGTAAGAAGTTCCGTATGAGGTTGTATAAGCATTTCTTCAAGCAGGACACTGACTTGCTTACGTCCACGTCTGCCTTTGCTCTCTTGTAATGCAGAATTGGCTACATCTTTGACTACACGGTTGTTTGCTGCTTTCCATGTGCCTTTGGTATAAGCTGCTTTGTCCATACTGGTAAGCATCAAAGAACGCATAATTTGCTCGCCAAAGTTCTTCTGCCAAAAAGAAGGCTTCTCTCCCATCATTGTTTTGGATAATAAATCAGCGGCCTTCACGAAGCCGTTATCAAATATCATCCAATAGAACTGGCTGAACAAGAAAGGATTATTGTGCTGTATCTTGTCTTTTGTTTCCTCTTTTTTAAATGTAGAGGCAAACAGTTCAGTCAATTTCTCGTGTGCCTGCTGACTCGTATTTGAGAATTGGGCTTTGTTGTAGCTCTCGGTTCCTGGGCATAGGCTTAGCAATAATTCGGTGATGCCTTTTATTCCATCAAGTGACAACAGTTCTATCAAATAGGAAATGCCTTTGAGGGCGAAGCTCATGTCACCCTCATATGCTTTTGTGAAGAGATTTGTGAACTCTTGATATTCTTCCGGATGTTCGTAATGCCAACGGCGCAAACGCAAAAGATTCAGTTCTTGTTCAGAGGCTTCCAGAGTTTCCTGCTTTTTATCCTGCAAGTAGAGTTTAACACCATCTTTGATGTATTGCGCATCTATGGATTGCTCGAATTTGGTCATGGCATTCTCTATTTCTTCAATGCCATTATCCAATTCCAAATAGCAATACATACAACATGCAGCCACGTTGCCTTCTTCTGCGGCTTTAGAGAAGGAACTTGTCAAATCCTCAACTGGCATATC
This region includes:
- a CDS encoding DUF6043 family protein: MGNKMKDWLEKNQEVYNKFKSKIHSTLDLLSQNGTDVAECDDTDSLQNMLLEAMAAKDMPVEDLTSSFSKAAEEGNVAACCMYCYLELDNGIEEIENAMTKFEQSIDAQYIKDGVKLYLQDKKQETLEASEQELNLLRLRRWHYEHPEEYQEFTNLFTKAYEGDMSFALKGISYLIELLSLDGIKGITELLLSLCPGTESYNKAQFSNTSQQAHEKLTELFASTFKKEETKDKIQHNNPFLFSQFYWMIFDNGFVKAADLLSKTMMGEKPSFWQKNFGEQIMRSLMLTSMDKAAYTKGTWKAANNRVVKDVANSALQESKGRRGRKQVSVLLEEMLIQPHTELLTNEIQVILTEWMETNGTDSVLAYIFAALTSSSLLNDSYNYRTFHTAILEKFPSIGFKPGFDWAEALYNAIVSEYGYDYNLSLSEKAVQTGKEQAKLIGIRLRTLLSPDVY
- a CDS encoding MerR family transcriptional regulator translates to MQGNFIMLQKDDLKQVVSELVEELIGKKHQSDLTPEESDEYYTRDQVCERLHITYTILWRMQKERTIIVHKLGGRNLYSKKEITSLVKSKVQDSDSSVSHK